A window of the Lactuca sativa cultivar Salinas chromosome 7, Lsat_Salinas_v11, whole genome shotgun sequence genome harbors these coding sequences:
- the LOC111892751 gene encoding putative DUF21 domain-containing protein At3g13070, chloroplastic — translation MQILYFLSPPNTHTTMNSTLLRTSPFIHRRPLHSSRIPEPFAPFRYHVNTKPLWKHKLQISRTSSFFDAKVYPKNPITREIVPEESTKDSSRKEGFEKFGGLLRCGFLLGLLVLGVIRCQRALAFDPGSDLGVLAQTGVVHTQGFWNGPKISQIFRVFREQGLILAALLGLSAFFSMAETSITTLSPWKVRELAEKEDENGVFKLLRTDITRFLTTILIGTTVVNIGATALFTEAATTVFGEAGVSAATGVMTVVVLLLTEITPKSIAVHNATAVARAVVRPVAWLSIVLYPVGRVVTFLSMGMLKILGLKGKSEPSVTEDELKLMLRVAELSGAIEEEEQDMIENVLEIKDTHVKEVMTPLIDVVAVDSGATLVDFHQLWVTHQYSRVPVFEQRIDNIVGVAYAMDLLDLVQKGDMLETAMVGEIAHKPAYFVPDSMLVWNLLREFRIRKVHMAVVLNEYGGTVGIVTLEDVVEEIVGEIFDENDSKEEIDRKTGNIVKRGDGVFDVDANTSIDQLCEDLDIILPEDHQYETVSGFICEAFGYIPRTGESVKVILKKANEEEDDESKQENKNEDQKEKSQTFKLEILAGNCRKVNTVRFERINNHSAKEIKEAARIIPRFWKKNWKNYESSGSGDDETFYQETPQTTTINNNQ, via the exons atgcaaattttgtattttctttcaccaccaaacacacacacaactaTGAATTCAACACTTCTGAGAACATCACCATTCATCCATCGTCGCCCTTTACACTCTTCACGAATCCCGGAGCCTTTTGCCCCCTTTCGATACCATGTCAATACAAAACCATTATGGAAACACAAGCTTCAGATTTCACGAACCTCTAGTTTCTTCGATGCCAAAGTATACCCAAAGAATCCCATAACCAGAGAAATTGTACCCGAAGAATCTACCAAAGATTCGTCAAGAAAAGAGGGTTTTGAGAAGTTTGGGGGTTTATTGAGATGCGGATTTCTTCTCGGTCTGTTGGTTTTGGGGGTAATTCGATGCCAAAGAGCTCTCGCATTTGATCCTGGTAGCGATTTAGGGGTTTTGGCACAGACGGGCGTTGTTCATACGCAAGGCTTCTGGAATGGGCCCAAAATTTCACAGATTTTCCGAGTTTTCAGAGAACAAGGTTTGATTTTAGCCGCACTTTTGGGCTTATCTGCCTTCTTCTCCATGGCCGAGACTTCGATCACCACTCTTTCCCCTTGGAAG GTGAGAGAGTTAGCTGAAAAAGAAGATGAAAATGGCGTCTTCAAGCTCCTTCGTACCGATATCACACGATTCCTCACCACCATTCTCATTGGCACAAC TGTAGTCAACATTGGAGCTACTGCACTTTTTACAGAAGCAGCAACAACAGTGTTTGGTGAAGCTGGTGTTAGTGCAGCAACTGGTGTCATGACT GTTGTTGTATTACTTCTCACTGAAATCACACCCAAAAGTATAGCTGTTCATAATGCTACTGCTGTTGCTAGGGCTGTG GTTCGTCCAGTTGCATGGCTCTCAATTGTTTTATATCCAGTTGGAAGAGTTGTAACTTTTCTTTCAATGGGAATGCTTAAAATTCTTGGTTTAAAAGGGAAAAG TGAGCCATCTGTGACAGAAGATGAACTCAAGTTGATGTTGAGGGTTGCTGAGTTGAGTGGGGCCATTGAGGaagaagaacaa GATATGATTGAGAATGTGTTGGAGATAAAAGATACTCATGTGAAAGAGGTTATGACTCCTCTTATAGATGTAGTTGCAGTTGATTCTGGAGCAACATTAGTTGATTTTCATCAATTATGGGTGACTCATCAATACTCTag GGTGCCTGTATTTGAGCAACGAATTGATAACATTGTGGGTGTGGCGTATGCAATGGATTTGTTGGATCTTGTTCAGAAA GGAGATATGCTGGAAACTGCTATGGTGGGAGAGATTGCTCATAAGCCTGCTTATTTTGTCCCTG ATTCAATGTTGGTTTGGAATCTTCTTAGGGAATTTCGCATCCGGAAGGTCCACATGGCAGTTGTTCTTAATGAATATGGAGGAACAGTTGGA ATCGTAACCCTTGAGGATGTTGTTGAAGAAATTGTTGGTGAAATCTTCGATGAGAATGACTCAAAG GAGGAAATTGATAGAAAAACTGGGAATATTGTGAAGAGAGGGGATGGAGTCTTTGATGTTGATGCAAATACATCAATTGATCAACTTTGTGAAGATTTAGATATTATTTTGCCAGAg GATCATCAATATGAGACAGTTTCAGGGTTTATATGTGAAGCATTTGGATATATACCAAGAACAGGTGAAAGTGTTAAAGTAATTCTTAAAAAAgcaaatgaagaagaagatgatgagagTAAACAAGAAAATAAGAATGAAGATCAGAAAGAAAAATCCCAAACATTCAAGCTTGAG ATATTGGCAGGAAATTGTAGAAAAGTAAATACAGTAAGATTTGAAAGAATAAACAATCATTCAGCAAAAGAAATCAAGGAAGCAGCTCGAATCATTCcaagattttggaaaaaaaattggaaaaattaCGAAAGCTCAGGAAGTGGTGATGATGAAACATTTTATCAAGAAACACCCCAAACCACCACCATTAACAACAACCAatga